In Triticum urartu cultivar G1812 chromosome 6, Tu2.1, whole genome shotgun sequence, the following proteins share a genomic window:
- the LOC125515648 gene encoding uncharacterized protein LOC125515648: MPTAPSPPPLHQPFLAHPPSRLAPAPDGRARPASGRLGSTAPPEPPLRPDLAGARPRCCSTGAAWAPPELAASPAGSRGSSPALLLHRATRARRLSGRARPGHNRPDPWELGLAAARREHTASSARTRSFCSVSVARKRR; encoded by the coding sequence ATGCCCACCGCCCCTTCTCCTCCACCGCTCCACCAGCCCTTCCTCGCTCATCCGCCGTCGCGGCTTGCGCCAGCTCCAGACGGGCGAGCGCGGCCGGCGAGCGGGCGCCTGGGCTCCACCGCGCCACCCGAGCCGCCTCTCCGGCCGGACCTCGCGGGAGCTCGCCCGCGCTGCTGCTCGACGGGTGCGGCCTGGGCTCCACCCGAGCTCGCCGCCTCTCCGGCCGGATCCCGCGGGAGCTCGCCCGCGCTGCTGCTCCACCGCGCCACCCGAGCTCGCCGCCTCTCCGGCCGGGCGAGGCCTGGGCACAACCGTCCGGATCCGTGGGAGCTCGGCCTCGCTGCTGCTCGACGGGAGCACACGGCAAGCAGCGCCAGGACGAGGAGCTTCTGCAGCGTGTCCGTGGCCAGGAAACGGAGGTGA
- the LOC125513158 gene encoding UDP-glycosyltransferase 73C4-like has translation MASTTSNSGGRTLRVLLIPFFATSHIEPFTELAIRLAASRPNAVVRPTIAVTPANVSIVQSVLERRLHGHNPSTIKIVTYPFPMVEGLPKGVENLGKASTPADSLRINLAALSDALMRPAQETLIRALSPDAIFTDMHFIWTSDIAKELGVPCIAFNVMGAFPMLAVRHLIMDNVAVDGNDVATVPRFPVPHIRIPRTELPDILRSRNYDASNMVHSMQADCFGIAINTFSGLEQQYCEMYVREGYVKRAYFLGPLSLQLQPSQAAKGVADSRFIDWLDTKPNHSVVYLSFGTCAHISDAQLDELALGLEATRRSFMWVVRAAEKWAPPKGWEKRVEDRGLIIRVWAPQKAILAHSAVGAFVTQCGWNSVLEAVAAGVPMLTWPKVYEQFITERLITEVLGIGERLWPLGAGLRSENYRKHEVIPVDDVARALNTFMSPGGPGDMARNKVMDLASKSHAAMAEGGSSHRDLHRLVDDLMAARGAKGSRL, from the coding sequence ATGGCTTCTACCACCAGCAACAGTGGCGGAAGGACCCTGCGTGTCCTGCTCATCCCCTTCTTCGCAACTAGCCACATCGAGCCCTTCACCGAGCTTGCCATTCGCCTCGCCGCATCTAGGCCAAACGCCGTTGTGAGACCAACCATCGCAGTCACGCCGGCGAATGTCTCCATCGTCCAATCCGTGCTGGAGCGACGACTACACGGGCATAATCCATCAACTATCAAGATAGTTACTTATCcattcccaatggtggaaggcctcCCGAAGGGTGTCGAGAACCTCGGAAAGGCATCCACGCCGGCTGATTCATTACGCATCAACCTCGCTGCCCTAAGCGATGCCCTGATGCGCCCGGCGCAAGAGACACTCATCCGGGCGCTGTCCCCGGACGCGATCTTCACCGACATGCACTTCATCTGGACCTCCGACATCGCTAAGGAGCTCGGTGTGCCATGTATCGCGTTCAATGTCATGGGCGCCTTCCCCATGCTGGCTGTGCGCCACCTTATCATGGACAACGTTGCCGTCGACGGCAACGATGTCGCAACGGTCCCTCGGTTCCCGGTCCCTCATATACGGATCCCGAGGACCGAGCTGCCGGACATCTTGAGGAGTCGAAACTATGACGCCAGCAACATGGTTCATTCGATGCAAGCTGACTGCTTTGGCATCGCCATCAACACATTTTCAGGCCTCGAGCAGCAGTACTGCGAGATGTACGTGCGCGAAGGGTACGTGAAGCGCGCATACTTTCTAGGGCCTCTCTCGCTGCAACTGCAACCATCACAGGCCGCCAAAGGTGTTGCCGACTCACGGTTCATCGATTGGCTTGACACAAAGCCTAACCATTCGGTGGTCTACTTGTCCTTCGGCACATGTGCCCACATATCGGATGCGCAGCTGGACGAGCTTGCTCTTGGGCTGGAGGCTACAAGAAGGTCGTTCATGTGGGTGGTCAGGGCGGCCGAGAAGTGGGCTCCACCGAAAGGGTGGGAGAAGCGTGTTGAAGACCGGGGGCTTATCATCAGAGTGTGGGCTCCACAAAAGGCTATACTAGCGCACTCGGCAGTGGGTGCATTCGTGACACAGTGTGGGTGGAACTCTGTCCTGGAGGCAGTGGCTGCGGGCGTGCCGATGCTCACGTGGCCAAAGGTGTACGAGCAGTTCATCACCGAGAGGCTAATCACGGAAGTACTAGGGATCGGTGAGCGGCTCTGGCCTCTTGGAGCCGGCTTACGAAGTGAGAATTACCGAAAACATGAGGTAATCCCGGTCGATGATGTGGCGCGGGCATTGAACACATTCATGAGTCCGGGAGGACCAGGGGACATGGCGAGGAACAAGGTAATGGACCTTGCATCTAAGTCTCATGCAGCCATGGCAGAAGGAGGCTCCTCGCACCGTGATTTGCACCGTCTGGTTGACGATCTCATGGCAGCAAGAGGAGCCAAGGGATCTCGCCTCTAA